One part of the Glycine max cultivar Williams 82 chromosome 14, Glycine_max_v4.0, whole genome shotgun sequence genome encodes these proteins:
- the LOC100794852 gene encoding calcium-dependent protein kinase 33, which produces MGCCLSKKGSEPEEHIGYRHVAGAGGAGVYNNHKSHEPFATQTKPPPHQPYQLPEKHAPPQAPWRPPPSPKHVHNHDTITGKPFEDVKQHYTLGKELGRGQFGVTYLCTENSTGLQYACKSISRRKLVSRADKEDMKREIQIMQHLSGQSNIVEFKGAFEDKQSVHVVMELCAGGELFDRIIAKGHYSERAAASICRQIVKVVNTCHFMGVIHRDLKPENFLLSSKDDKGLLKATDFGLSVFIEEGKVYRNIVGSAYYVAPEVLRRSYGKEADIWSAGVILYILLSGVPPFWAETEKGIFDAILQGHIDFESSPWPSISNSAKDLVRKMLIKDPKKRITASQVLEHPWLKEGGNASDKPIDSAVLSRMKQFRAMNKLKKLALKVIAENLSEEEIQGLKAMFTNIDTDNSGTITYEELRAGLQRLGSKLTETEVRQLMDAADVDGNGTIDYIEFITATMHRHRLERDEHLYKAFQYFDKDGSGYITRDELEIAMKEYGMGDEATIREIISEVDTDNDGRINYEEFCTMMRSGTQQQGKLF; this is translated from the exons ATGGGTTGTTGTCTGAGTAAAAAAGGGTCAGAGCCAGAAGAACACATTGGTTACAGACATGTTGCTGGTGCTGGAGGTGCTGGTGTGTACAACAATCACAAGAGCCATGAACCCTTTGCCACCCAAACCAAACCCCCTCCTCACCAACCTTACCAATTACCTGAGAAACATGCTCCTCCTCAGGCACCTTGGAGGCCTCCACCAAGCCCAAAACATGTCCACAACCATGACACAATCACTGGGAAGCCATTTGAGGATGTTAAGCAGCACTACACACTTGGGAAGGAATTGGGGAGAGGCCAATTTGGGGTGACTTATCTCTGCACTGAGAATTCAACTGGCCTGCAGTATGCCTGCAAGTCCATTTCAAGGAGGAAGCTTGTGAGCAGAGCTGACAAGGAGGACATGAAGAGGGAGATTCAAATCATGCAGCATTTGAGTGGACAGTCCAACATTGTGGAGTTCAAAGGCGCTTTTGAGGATAAACAATCAGTTCATGTGGTTATGGAGCTGTGTGCTGGTGGTGAACTTTTTGACAGGATTATTGCCAAGGGCCACTACAGTGAAAGGGCTGCTGCTTCAATATGTAGACAGATTGTTAAGGTTGTTAACACCTGCCATTTTATGGGTGTCATTCATAGGGATCTCAAGCCAGAGAATTTCTTGCTATCTAGTAAGGATGACAAGGGACTTCTCAAGGCCACAGATTTTGGCTTGTCAGTTTTCATTGAAGAAG GAAAGGTGTATCGAAATATAGTTGGCAGTGCTTACTATGTTGCTCCAGAAGTTCTACGTCGTAGCTATGGGAAGGAAGCAGATATATGGAGTGCAGGAGTTATATTGTATATCTTACTTAGCGGTGTACCACCATTTTGGGCAG AGACGGAAAAGGGAATATTTGATGCCATATTGCAAGGTCATATTGATTTTGAAAGTAGTCCATGGCCAAGCATATCAAACAGTGCTAAAGACCTTGTTCGCAAAATGCTTATAAAGGATCCAAAGAAACGCATTACTGCTTCTCAGGTTCTAG agCACCCATGGCTTAAAGAAGGTGGAAATGCTTCTGACAAGCCAATAGACAGTGCAGTGCTTTCCAGAATGAAGCAATTCAGAGCAatgaataaactaaaaaaactagCCCTCAAG GTCATTGCTGAAAATCTTTCTGAAGAAGAGATCCAAGGTTTGAAGGCAATGTTCACAAATATTGACACTGACAATAGTGGTACAATCACCTATGAGGAACTGAGGGCAGGATTGCAAAGACTTGGCTCAAAGCTTACTGAAACTGAAGTGCGACAGCTTATGGATGCC GCTGATGTAGATGGAAATGGCACAATTGACTACATAGAATTCATCACTGCTACAATGCATAGACACAGGTTAGAAAGAGATGAGCATCTTTACAAGGCCTTCCAATATTTTGACAAAGATGGCAGCGG GTATATCACAAGAGATGAACTGGAAATAGCCATGAAGGAGTATGGTATGGGTGACGAGGCCACAATCAGGGAAATTATATCTGAAGTTGACACAGATAAT GATGGTAGAATCAACTATGAAGAATTTTGTACAATGATGAGGAGTGGAACCCAACAACAAGGCAAGCTATTCTGA